One segment of bacterium DNA contains the following:
- a CDS encoding C39 family peptidase produces MPKKFLLVSGLLLAILLGGGIRYAKKHRERTITLPSVLPYVSPRTSTMTSPVAEMPSLAPSTSRSIPTPVASIPSLPSATVLPPISPPTLAAEVNLAIPFAVQAPYQNWEAPYDEFCEEASVLMAASYILNRTLPNAATIDAGLLAIKAFEEERFGYYKDTTAEETAVILREYFNISNVAVVYDPTIEDIKKAIAAGRAVIVPAAGRQLLNPYFRQPGPLYHMLVIKGYLRDGTFITNDPGTRRGADFLYDPEVLLGAVHDWNGGDVENGRKVMIVVG; encoded by the coding sequence ATGCCAAAGAAATTTTTATTGGTTTCGGGATTGCTCTTGGCCATTCTGCTTGGCGGGGGGATTCGGTATGCAAAAAAGCATCGGGAGCGCACCATCACTCTGCCTTCAGTTCTGCCGTATGTCAGCCCGAGAACTAGCACAATGACGAGTCCGGTGGCGGAGATGCCTTCCCTGGCGCCGTCCACATCTCGTTCCATTCCAACTCCCGTGGCGAGTATCCCTTCCTTGCCCAGCGCTACAGTACTTCCCCCCATTTCACCGCCAACACTTGCGGCAGAAGTTAATTTGGCCATTCCTTTTGCCGTACAAGCCCCCTACCAGAACTGGGAAGCTCCGTATGATGAATTTTGCGAAGAAGCATCCGTGCTTATGGCGGCTAGCTACATTCTGAATCGCACCCTCCCGAACGCCGCTACGATAGACGCGGGACTGCTCGCCATTAAAGCATTCGAAGAGGAGCGTTTCGGCTACTATAAAGACACGACCGCGGAAGAGACGGCTGTAATTTTGCGCGAGTATTTTAATATCTCAAATGTGGCCGTTGTTTACGATCCGACAATTGAGGATATTAAAAAAGCCATTGCCGCAGGCAGGGCGGTGATAGTACCTGCCGCAGGCAGGCAACTCCTCAATCCGTACTTCCGCCAACCGGGCCCCCTGTACCATATGTTGGTGATCAAAGGCTACCTGCGGGATGGCACGTTTATTACGAACGACCCGGGCACGCGCCGCGGAGCAGATTTTCTTTATGACCCCGAGGTGTTGCTTGGTGCGGTGCACGACTGGAATGGCGGCGACGTTGAAAATGGCCGGAAAGTCATGATTGTTGTGGGGTAA
- the uppS gene encoding polyprenyl diphosphate synthase — translation MTQHIPKHITIIPDGNRRWAKKKGLLPWNGHKKGEEKFREITQAVFKSGVPYVTFWAASEANLQKRALKEVEALVDIFSNGLDGELKSQRLRNDRIRFRVIGRWKEILEDRGLVKLVQRLDRLIGALQGETAEFTGRHLTVLFGNNDKRETLEAASQMIKNGLPVDEKNLLSVLATGFLPDVDLEIRAGEEMAGWSHNSAGFLMWLSANAERYHTKTLWPDFSKDELVRALEDFSERRRKLGS, via the coding sequence ATGACACAGCACATTCCCAAGCATATAACGATCATCCCTGACGGTAATCGGCGATGGGCAAAAAAGAAGGGTTTGCTTCCCTGGAATGGCCATAAGAAGGGAGAGGAGAAATTTCGAGAGATAACCCAAGCGGTTTTTAAGTCCGGCGTTCCCTATGTTACGTTCTGGGCTGCCTCGGAAGCCAATCTGCAAAAACGCGCCCTCAAAGAAGTAGAGGCCTTGGTCGATATTTTCTCCAACGGGTTGGATGGGGAACTGAAATCGCAAAGGCTCCGCAATGACCGTATCAGGTTCCGCGTCATCGGTAGGTGGAAAGAGATCCTTGAGGATCGCGGTCTTGTAAAGCTCGTCCAGCGCCTCGATCGGCTCATCGGTGCCCTTCAGGGTGAGACGGCGGAGTTCACCGGCCGGCACCTTACCGTTCTTTTCGGAAATAACGACAAGCGGGAGACGCTCGAAGCCGCATCCCAAATGATTAAAAATGGATTGCCGGTGGATGAGAAAAATCTTCTCTCGGTTCTTGCGACGGGATTTTTGCCCGATGTGGATTTGGAGATACGTGCCGGAGAAGAAATGGCCGGGTGGTCGCATAATAGCGCTGGGTTTCTGATGTGGCTTTCTGCGAATGCCGAACGTTACCACACCAAGACGTTATGGCCGGATTTTTCGAAAGATGAGCTTGTTCGGGCTCTAGAAGATTTTAGCGAACGAAGAAGGAAGCTAGGCTCTTAG
- a CDS encoding sensor histidine kinase — protein MTDTLIQQPQQPRPIKKKRGNLRDKVARYFLVVSITPLLAMAVITVYLVNIASRNTVAELERQLVGQKVQEIKKFFEEVTGVFDLRISTSAGENTIYDIAVIPEAQRNFLLQGVLAESNAIESVSFFGLDGKEIGRTDRDPAEVSVQEFIDASQLEKFTVARSGKSYLSPIRYTLEGARMSIGYPIKNSQEQIIGVLAGEVSLKALERAISFAVLGNTGYLLLLSESGDLVASSLKDASSHPNLKTVPFIGQLWQLNVPGRDSDALRSYTSFWNETVIGFVDRVQGLPFILVAEWPEDDAFRLVRDLFMQALIYSLFMLVAIFVISMLVARRITQPIRLLQKEAKNIGEGKFDETIPIRTSDEIEELDEELHEMAKALKTLQQLREEFVFIAAHELRTPVTAIKGYISMMLEGDAGAINQEAKDMLEQVQRANQHLVQLVQDLLEVARSDAGRMQVDVSPQNLVDAAKTVIDDLRPLWEEHKIRVEHTLPLSPLPLALADSDKLREVLVNLVSNAIKYNRQEGLIGIRHDVERDMIVTRIKDTGIGLTPEELAKLFEKFYRAENSETRKVQGTGLGLFIVKQIVEKMGGKIWVESERGKGSTFSFSLPIAPAGLSA, from the coding sequence ATGACGGACACCCTCATACAACAGCCTCAACAACCAAGGCCAATAAAAAAGAAGCGTGGCAACTTGCGAGATAAAGTCGCAAGGTATTTTTTGGTCGTTTCTATTACCCCTCTGCTTGCCATGGCGGTCATCACGGTGTATTTGGTAAATATCGCAAGCCGTAACACGGTTGCCGAACTTGAGCGGCAACTGGTAGGGCAGAAGGTCCAAGAGATCAAAAAATTCTTTGAGGAAGTTACCGGTGTTTTCGACCTGCGCATCTCAACGAGTGCGGGTGAAAACACCATTTATGACATTGCGGTAATTCCGGAAGCGCAGCGGAACTTTTTACTGCAGGGAGTCCTTGCCGAATCCAATGCCATCGAGAGCGTGTCATTTTTCGGGCTTGACGGAAAGGAAATCGGGCGCACGGATCGTGACCCGGCGGAGGTTTCGGTTCAGGAATTCATTGATGCCTCACAGCTGGAGAAATTCACCGTCGCTAGGAGCGGCAAGTCCTACCTTTCGCCAATCCGCTACACCTTGGAGGGCGCCCGCATGAGCATCGGGTACCCGATAAAAAATTCTCAAGAACAGATCATCGGCGTGCTTGCCGGCGAGGTCTCGCTGAAGGCGCTTGAGCGTGCTATTTCTTTTGCGGTTTTGGGTAACACCGGCTATCTGCTCTTGCTTTCCGAAAGCGGAGATTTGGTTGCCAGTTCTTTGAAAGACGCCTCCAGTCATCCAAATCTCAAAACCGTACCGTTTATTGGCCAGCTTTGGCAGCTCAACGTACCGGGCCGAGACAGTGACGCTCTCCGGTCCTATACCAGTTTTTGGAATGAGACGGTTATCGGCTTTGTGGATCGCGTCCAGGGGCTTCCTTTTATTCTTGTCGCCGAGTGGCCCGAAGATGACGCATTCAGGCTCGTAAGAGATCTTTTCATGCAGGCGCTTATCTACTCGCTTTTTATGCTTGTTGCAATCTTTGTGATTAGCATGTTGGTTGCACGCCGCATCACCCAGCCCATACGACTTTTGCAAAAAGAAGCGAAAAATATCGGAGAAGGTAAGTTTGATGAGACCATCCCCATTAGAACAAGCGACGAGATAGAGGAACTCGATGAGGAATTGCATGAGATGGCTAAAGCCCTAAAAACCCTTCAGCAATTGCGTGAAGAATTTGTGTTTATCGCAGCGCATGAATTACGTACGCCGGTGACGGCCATTAAGGGATATATTTCGATGATGCTCGAGGGAGATGCGGGAGCGATTAACCAGGAAGCCAAAGATATGCTCGAACAGGTTCAGAGGGCAAATCAGCATCTTGTGCAATTAGTGCAGGATCTGCTTGAGGTTGCGCGGTCGGATGCCGGACGCATGCAGGTGGATGTCTCTCCGCAAAATCTTGTGGATGCGGCCAAAACGGTCATTGATGATCTGAGGCCTTTGTGGGAAGAACATAAAATTCGCGTTGAACATACGCTACCCCTAAGCCCTCTTCCATTGGCGCTTGCCGATTCCGACAAACTCCGCGAGGTTCTGGTAAATCTTGTTTCCAACGCCATAAAGTATAATCGTCAGGAAGGGCTTATTGGTATCCGGCACGATGTAGAGAGGGATATGATCGTTACGCGCATAAAAGACACGGGTATTGGGCTTACGCCCGAGGAGCTTGCAAAACTTTTCGAGAAGTTTTATCGTGCCGAGAATTCTGAAACACGCAAGGTGCAGGGAACGGGGTTGGGCTTATTCATCGTGAAACAGATCGTGGAAAAAATGGGCGGTAAGATATGGGTTGAATCCGAACGCGGAAAGGGGAGTACATTCTCCTTCTCCCTGCCCATTGCTCCAGCTGGCTTGTCCGCCTAG
- a CDS encoding C39 family peptidase: MTLRSLHLKHILLLALGGITAAVFLGEVLFFLWHSGKVELPSFIIHSARIILANIAPQPTGGVKLDLPFHQQEHSLSCEMASLKNAFYAYGLDVPEAEIIRALSLDPTPRKNGIWGDPQKGFVGSVDGRALVDGYGVYAEPIARVGLRWKRTEVLQQPSVQDLAYHITLGHPIIVWGYLGRGQKVSWTTPEGKSIVAVNAEHTRLVYGFEGSASDPQGFFLIDPTYGHAYWKRDVFMENWEALDRMAVVVYPHPRWVRATGTREIWEISKDGKTRRHVGEEEFMQSGGFPEAVKEILVEELDRFEVE, from the coding sequence ATGACCCTCCGTTCTCTCCATTTAAAGCATATTTTACTTCTGGCTCTTGGCGGCATAACTGCTGCGGTTTTTTTAGGAGAAGTACTTTTTTTTCTATGGCATTCGGGCAAAGTTGAATTGCCATCCTTTATCATACATTCAGCGCGGATTATTTTAGCAAACATAGCGCCGCAGCCCACAGGTGGCGTAAAACTAGATCTGCCATTCCACCAGCAGGAACATTCGCTCTCTTGCGAAATGGCCAGCCTGAAAAATGCGTTTTACGCCTATGGACTGGATGTACCGGAAGCGGAAATCATCCGCGCCCTGTCTCTTGATCCCACGCCGCGTAAAAATGGCATATGGGGAGATCCGCAAAAAGGATTTGTGGGTTCTGTAGATGGACGAGCCCTGGTGGATGGTTATGGGGTTTATGCCGAGCCGATTGCCCGGGTAGGCCTGCGGTGGAAGCGAACCGAGGTTTTGCAACAACCCAGCGTCCAGGATTTGGCCTACCACATCACCCTTGGTCACCCGATCATCGTTTGGGGCTATTTAGGCCGTGGCCAGAAAGTCTCCTGGACAACTCCGGAGGGCAAGAGCATTGTTGCGGTTAATGCGGAACATACGCGCCTGGTGTACGGCTTTGAGGGGTCGGCAAGCGATCCTCAGGGATTTTTCCTAATCGACCCAACCTATGGACATGCATATTGGAAACGCGACGTCTTTATGGAAAATTGGGAAGCGCTGGATCGCATGGCGGTAGTGGTTTATCCGCATCCGCGCTGGGTGCGCGCAACCGGCACCCGGGAGATTTGGGAAATTTCGAAAGATGGTAAAACGCGGCGCCATGTCGGCGAGGAAGAATTTATGCAAAGCGGGGGTTTTCCGGAAGCGGTGAAAGAGATACTGGTGGAAGAATTGGATCGATTTGAAGTGGAATAG
- a CDS encoding type II secretion system protein, with protein MTQDSIGRRIPHFSSRATRWFRGFTLIELLVVISIIGLLASLLLASLRLGRIRSRDAKRKSDLRQIQLGLGLYYDKFENYPITDEGGGGGGGGGGGGGHAYGKQKNSKKKGTLSWQFSTDSDYWIGCNVCFEEEDPDTSLQEFLAGLPRDPLNNTPDPRIQGNYSYGYYSLTGDDYELIAQLEEPEDILVCSKHCWYSHEQDPEKGWCSVCPNPDLNSSNFLYADH; from the coding sequence ATGACGCAAGACAGCATAGGGCGCAGGATTCCGCATTTCAGTTCTCGTGCCACGCGATGGTTCAGAGGATTTACTCTTATTGAGCTTCTGGTCGTTATTTCCATCATTGGACTTCTTGCTTCCTTGCTGCTTGCCTCTCTTAGGTTGGGGAGAATTCGCTCGCGGGACGCAAAACGCAAATCAGACCTGCGTCAAATACAACTGGGTCTGGGCCTCTATTATGACAAGTTCGAGAACTATCCAATTACCGATGAAGGCGGAGGCGGTGGTGGGGGCGGAGGCGGTGGTGGGGGACATGCCTACGGGAAACAAAAAAATAGCAAGAAGAAGGGAACGCTATCCTGGCAGTTCAGCACAGACTCGGACTACTGGATTGGCTGTAATGTCTGTTTTGAAGAAGAAGACCCCGACACCAGCCTGCAGGAGTTTTTGGCGGGACTACCGCGTGATCCGCTGAATAATACTCCGGATCCGCGCATCCAAGGAAATTATTCATACGGATATTATTCATTAACCGGCGATGATTACGAACTTATCGCTCAACTTGAGGAACCGGAAGATATTTTAGTGTGCTCAAAGCATTGCTGGTACTCGCACGAACAGGATCCCGAAAAAGGCTGGTGTTCTGTATGTCCGAATCCGGACCTTAACAGCTCGAATTTTCTCTACGCGGACCACTAA
- the trmD gene encoding tRNA (guanosine(37)-N1)-methyltransferase TrmD, which translates to MLQLDIITIFPSMLDSYIKESILARAQKRGLIKITTHNLRDYASDKHKMVDDRPFGGGAGMVLKVEPIFKALMALKKQKTKNKKQKTKILLLSAKGKQFTHEMARRFSKLDRIIFICGRYEGVDERVAEYIADEEISIGPYVLTGGELPSMVVIDAVSRHISGVLGNEESLKEESFVPYSKLQAKGQKSGVGVRKLEIAQAEYPHYTRPEIFKPKKGVRWSVPKILLSGDHQRISKWRKAARS; encoded by the coding sequence GTGCTCCAACTTGACATCATCACTATTTTTCCTTCCATGCTCGACTCCTATATCAAGGAGTCGATTTTGGCTAGAGCCCAGAAAAGGGGGCTTATCAAAATTACCACGCACAATTTACGCGATTATGCTTCGGATAAGCATAAAATGGTTGACGACAGGCCTTTCGGCGGAGGAGCGGGAATGGTGTTGAAGGTGGAGCCAATTTTCAAAGCCCTCATGGCTTTGAAAAAACAAAAAACAAAAAACAAAAAACAAAAAACAAAAATTTTGCTTTTAAGCGCAAAAGGAAAGCAGTTTACACATGAGATGGCTAGGAGATTCTCAAAACTTGATCGAATTATTTTCATTTGCGGACGATATGAGGGAGTTGATGAACGGGTTGCCGAATATATTGCCGATGAGGAAATCTCAATCGGTCCATATGTGCTTACCGGCGGAGAGCTTCCCTCAATGGTTGTGATCGATGCTGTCTCGCGCCACATTTCCGGCGTGCTGGGTAATGAAGAATCTCTGAAGGAAGAATCGTTCGTTCCATATTCTAAGCTACAAGCGAAGGGTCAAAAGTCGGGAGTTGGGGTTCGAAAGTTAGAGATTGCGCAAGCGGAATATCCTCACTACACGAGGCCCGAGATTTTCAAACCAAAAAAGGGAGTTCGGTGGAGCGTACCGAAAATCTTGCTTTCCGGAGATCATCAACGTATTTCAAAATGGCGCAAGGCCGCAAGGTCATAA